The Oscillospiraceae bacterium nucleotide sequence ATTCTCAAAGTGGTGCCGTTCATTACGGTTCTTTGAGCGGGGTACTGTCTCCCCAAAGCGGCGCAGAGGATCAATAACCAAATTTTTAGGAGGAATACCCAATGGCAGTCGTATCTATGAAGCAGCTGCTGGAAGCAGGCGTCCACTTCGGACACCAGACCAGACGCTGGAACCCAAAAATGGCTCCGTATATCTTTACGGAACGCAACGGTATCTACATCATCGACCTTCAGCAAACCGTGAAAAAGCTTGACGATGCGTATATGTTTGTGCGTAGCGTCGCCGCGGAAGGCAAACCGATTCTGTTTGTCGGCACCAAAAAGCAGGCCCAGGACTCCATCAAGGAAGAAGCGATCCGTTCCGGCGCACACTATGTTAACGCCAGATGGCTCGGCGGCATGCTTACCAACTTCCAAACCAACCATAAGAGAATCGCCCGCCTTGCACAGCTGCGCAAGATGGAAGAGGACGGCACGTTTGACATCCTGCCCAAGAAGGAAGTCATTAAACTTCGCCTCGAGATCGAAAAGCTCGAAAAGTTTCGCGGCGGCATCAAAGAGATGGATAAACTGCCCGGCGCGTTGTTCATCGTCGACCCGCGCAAAGAGCGCAACGCCGTCTCCGAAGCCAGAAAATTGAACATCCCGATCGTCGCCATCGTCGACACCAACTGCGACCCGGATGAGATCGACTATGTCATTCCGGGCAACGACGACGCAATCCGTGCGGTCAAACTGATCACCGGCGCAATGGCCGATGCAATCATCGAATCCAGACAAGGCGAATCGAATGCCGCGACAACCGAATCCGAAGAGACAGCCGAACCCGCAGAAGAGAAAGCCGCTGAATAATAACGCCGAAAGCGTAAACAACGTGACTGGATCTTTTTCACCATGTTACTGAAAGGAATGAATATATATTATGGAATTCACAGCAAAAGATGTAGCTGATCTGCGTACCAGAACCGGCGTAGGGATGATGGATTGCAAAAAGGCATTGGCAGAAGCCAACGGCGATACCGAAAAAGCCATCGAGATTCTGCGTGAAAAAGGCCTTGCGGCCGCTGCGAAAAAAGCCGGAAGAATCGCTGCCGAAGGTATGGCTTATTCCGAGGTCTGTGCCAAGTGCAAAAAGGGTGTTATCGTCGAAGTCAACTGCGAGACTGACTTCGCCGCTAAAAGTGAGCCCTTCAAAGAGCTTGTTTCAAAGATTGCAAATGCTATTCTGACCCAAAAACCGACCTCTGTTGAAGATCTGATGACCAAAGACTGCGGCGGGGAGTCCCTTGAAGCATTCCTCAAATCGAAGATTTACACCATCGGCGAGAATATTTCGATCCGCCGTTTCAAGGTCATGGACGGTCATCTGATGTCTTATGTCCACGGCGGCGGCAGAATTGCCGTCTTGGTCAAGTTCGAAACCACTGATGCCATTGCTGCCACAGCGAAATTCACCGAAGCGGCAAAAGATGTTGCAATGCAGATTGCTGCGATGAACCCGCTGTTCCTCGATGCCGCGAGCGTTGATGAAGAAACATTAGCCAAAGAGCGTGAAATTGCAAAAACCGCAGCGATCAACGAGGGCAAACCCGCCAATATCGCCGACAAGATCGTCGAAGGCAGAATTAAAAAGTATTATAAAGAAGTTTGCTTAGTCGAACAGGCATTTGTCAAGGATGCGGAGATCTCCGTCACTCAGTACTTGAACGCCGTCAGTAAAGAGCTCGGCGGCGACATTAAGGCGGTCGCTTTTCACGAGGTAATAACCCAAACCGCCATCATCAA carries:
- the rpsB gene encoding 30S ribosomal protein S2, which codes for MAVVSMKQLLEAGVHFGHQTRRWNPKMAPYIFTERNGIYIIDLQQTVKKLDDAYMFVRSVAAEGKPILFVGTKKQAQDSIKEEAIRSGAHYVNARWLGGMLTNFQTNHKRIARLAQLRKMEEDGTFDILPKKEVIKLRLEIEKLEKFRGGIKEMDKLPGALFIVDPRKERNAVSEARKLNIPIVAIVDTNCDPDEIDYVIPGNDDAIRAVKLITGAMADAIIESRQGESNAATTESEETAEPAEEKAAE
- the tsf gene encoding translation elongation factor Ts, which codes for MEFTAKDVADLRTRTGVGMMDCKKALAEANGDTEKAIEILREKGLAAAAKKAGRIAAEGMAYSEVCAKCKKGVIVEVNCETDFAAKSEPFKELVSKIANAILTQKPTSVEDLMTKDCGGESLEAFLKSKIYTIGENISIRRFKVMDGHLMSYVHGGGRIAVLVKFETTDAIAATAKFTEAAKDVAMQIAAMNPLFLDAASVDEETLAKEREIAKTAAINEGKPANIADKIVEGRIKKYYKEVCLVEQAFVKDAEISVTQYLNAVSKELGGDIKAVAFHEVITQTAII